ATATCTGTGAACCCATTTCTCCTGTTGCTATGGGAGGTTTTAAATACTACATCACTTTTATTGATGACTATTATAGATATAGTTGGATTGATCTTTTTTATGAGAAGTCTAGTTCCTTGGATGCCTTTAGAGCATTTAAGGCTGCAGTTGAACTGAAAATTGGGAAGAAGATTAAATGTGTAAGGTCGGATAGGGGTGGTGAGTATTATGGCAGGTATACTGAGACTGGTAGAAATCATGGTCCTTTTGCTTTGCATTTACAAGAATGTGGGATTGAGGCATAGTACACCATACCTGGGGCTCCGCAACAAAATGGGGTTGCAGAGAGGCGAAATCGTACTTTGATGGACATGGTTAGATATATACTTAGTCATTCTTCTTTACCAGAATTTTTGTGGGGTGATGCCTTGAAAATTGCTTTGTACATTCTCAATCAGGTTCCTAGTAAATCAGTGCCTACGACTACCTATGAGTTAATATTTGGTAAGAAGCCCAGTTTGAAACATTTTCATATATGGGGTTGTAAGGCAGAGGTGAGGCCATATAACCCTCAGATTAGAAAGTTAGATGCTAAATTTGTTAGTGGTTTCTTTATTGGCTATTGTACAAGTTCTAGAGGTAGTTGATTTTATTGTCCAACTCATTCTACTAGAGTGATTGAATCAGATTGTAAtaaccctatatgcatagcctggtatattttactgtttcggtgaccggtgtcagtctggataattaaggaaattagaaccacatctaagacacctagataagcactaaatgcaaataattagtgattgccagatagttaagtataaataagaaaaacagaacataaaaggttaaatgagccgagagtcacagcgatgggtgaccttctcgggaagtgactgcgaaggccATCGTAACCCTAATTCTGAATAaaaaaatatgacgccgcggtcctaaggactattgcgaaactagtagaaaagagaaaatcacgaaaaagagtcgataagtaggtcaaataattaggtcagagatccggaagaaatattgaattacttgcaaaccgggtcAAACTGGCGAGggccaaattggtcaattcactcctagaggtgactcctgacctaactatccaataaaatcggagaaatgaaaatttcagaatagaaaattaaattaaagaactatgaaaaaatttaggaaaaagaaaaagaaaagaaaaaggaataaTGACATCACGTCACTTTCATCACCATGAcatcataataatttttaattatttaaaaatttgaccaagtaaaaaatgagataaataacaaaataaaagaaaaaaaatgggtcTTATTTTTCATTTACTTGCCGTCCACCCTCTCCTCACTTTCTTTTTCTAATTTTCCTCTATGGAAGCTTGATTTTCAAGCTCTCTAAACCCTCAAATTAGCCATAAATCCCCCAAATTCTCCACTAAAACCTTGTTATTACAAGTTGACAAGAAGATTTAAGAAGGAATTGGGAAGGATAGTGGAGAGATTTGAGGATTGAGAattcaaagaaaaggttagtgaataTTCTCTTAAATTtctatttcaattcatgttgatatAGTTAAAATAATTTGGAAATTGAAGAAAAAGGAAACAAATTCATGTATATCTACACTTACATAAAATTCGACCAGCCTAGTCCCTTAGGATTTTAATGTTGTTTATgaaaattaaacatgtaattagtCTTAATTAAGTATGTAGAAGTAAGTtatacactttaatttcattaattaaaagaATTGTGTAAATTAGAGTTCTTGAGTGTAGAAATTAGGAGAAAAATTGGAGGAAATGATCAAGTGATACAAATaaccttaattgaggttagaaatggtcacttgggaccaattgtgatgtgtttcAATTGGTAGAAACTtaatgcaattcggattggttagggttccTAATCTGGCAGtttaggtccctttgagggaccaaaactgaaactttaccaacccaattggtgtgaggccaattaggaatgaaaataaacacataatggcacatttttcatttaggaaccatgtccagaaaatgacattaacatagtaaataattaggtcaaacctGAGTGTTGTGCActaccactgtaccaaaatgaccaaatgaacagtgtttattcatttagctataacttgggctagacaggtccaaatgacctgatttttatagcattggaaaggtatgacatagcactacaacttttatgaagaacacaaactcaaattatgcccataactaagtcattttgccacccaaatttagttatccgaaattgtcaaaatttaaacaagcccagaattttgggttaaaaaccaatccagccagccttagtaaaatggtcatatcttgggctacaaaacttcaaatggagtgattcaaaaagagaattaaagataaaacaataatgaacaactttgatgaagaacacttagccaaattcccacagcaacttaACCAATGGAACATGCAAAACAtggcacaaaaactgaaaaattgaaattatcCTTAGAAGACTTAGAAATTAAAGgggcaatcaaaaccaacaaattaggtaatcaaaatgtggtatgtgggtgtaattgaaattcacgtacctattaagtatgaaaaagtcaatattttgacttgaatagtgccatgaatagtaaccccgaaatgcaaattttaaagaatattactttaagcatattagggctagaattaagtaaatgtgaatttatttattggaattGTTGtatattatgatactgaaacactgtaaattgtgtgtttcagttgaaaaggctactgaaaaaggaaaaaaatcaccgagtcaaggcctagaggcgactcgcacgagatttgtgcacaacatagaatttttctgtaaattttctttggcaaattgtttgaatgaataaattgtgacttatttgtattggaaattatgatttaatgaaacaatatgcttttgacctaaattgttaGAAAATTTAGTGGTATGTGATGAATTGCAaataaatgtttagaaaattgttaagatagttttgaaatcacagtgtcatgaccatatatctaaatgcctcactagcatgattagtgggagaaaatagttttgaattccctctctggctgaagtgttgaggtgtgtgccaatagatgaagaaatttgaatgggtacccataatttgagctagctagccttggtatgcctcataagcctctggctattgagatgaacactatattgatggcatgatatgactgtgtgtttttataaaattggTTTTGCTATTTctgaagtaataaaaaaaaaatatttcatttaaaactgtaaattgtgttttgtatctgttttccATTTTCAGCACCATATTTGgataattgtgatttaaattatacATAAATTAGTAGTTatgttatgttgtgcaccactgagtcattgtactcagcgatagctttttattattGTCTCAGGTAGGAAGACtagtagagcagctgagtgagctgctaagAAGTATTGTACTGCCTTGAGATTTTTGTCGGGTATTACATTATACCCTGtacatattcattttgatgtaattgactgtatgtatattttgtaaactggtcttgagcagttgtacaaaaattgtaataatattattttggattttctgctCTAAATTTAAactgatgtatgtaaattaattttttttaatgaattgtgaatgaatttatttagcattttttttaaaaataattgagtTTAAAATTGACTTAAATTGTGGAGTTGGGAAAAATTGTGATGATTTGAGTTATGATGGTAGTTGATTTTAGTGAAGTGCAtaaattggaagtgttttctacaggtacaaattttttatttttctcaattactgccggcactctgccgaaattttttcaaaatttacgaaaaaataaaaatagtcaaaaattttacctaacttttaaatttcaattaaatgtttttaatacttgCTAGAAGtaatcaccactttcaaaaagtaagaaaattgtttaaaaatcccctatggtatatttaatgggttatcggtagacgaagtcggtaattcattaggtatactacgggatcatgttatgccttatagaggggtaaggtgtgacacaaatcGTGCTATTTATTTTCAGGATGAGATGGATAATGGGAGTCAAATGCCTCGTGTTGTTGATCTTAGAGATGAGACTGTTGTCTTTCCTATGCCTTTGCTGCCTTCCTCAGTAGATTTTAATCCTCCTGAGGGCAATGATGAAGTTCAGAATCCTATTGATGTCAATTTAGAACCACCAGTTGTAGATAATGAGGGGCCTGATACAGTTGATGAAGTTGTACTTTTGAGGAGATCTCAAAGGATTCGTAGACCTGTAATATCAAATGATTATGTGGTCTATTTACAGGAACACAAATTTGATGGTGCTAATATTTCTGATCCCATTTCTCATCAAGAGGCTATATGTGGTCCTAATTCTTCAGAATGGATGAGAACCATGCAGGATAAACTATCTTCTATGTATCACAATCAAGTCTGGGATCTTGTTGAATTACTAGATGTTTGTAAAGCTGTGGGTTGTAAATGATGAGTCTTTAAGACCAAATAAGGAGTCAAAGGTGAAATAGAAAGGTATAAGGCTAGATTAGTAGCAAAAGGTTATAATCAGATGGAAGGTATAGATTATACAGAGACATTTTCCCCAGTGTCCCATAAAGATACCTTTCATATGGTTATGGCTTTAGTTGCTCATTATGACTTAGAACTCCActagatggatgttaaaacagctttcTTAAATGGAGACTTGTATGAAGAAGTGTATATGGTTTAACCTAATAGTTTCATAGAAGCTGGTAAAGAACACTTAGTGTGCAAGTTGAAAAGATCCATTTTCGAGTTGAAATAGGCTTCTAGACAATGGTATCTGAAGTTTGATCAAGTTTTGATTTCTCTTGGTTTTGAGGAGAATGCTTCACATCAATGCATCTTTTAGAAGGTGAGTGAGAGCCATTTCATTATTCTAGTGTTGTATGTTAATGACATTCTTCTTGCCAATAATAGCATCAATCTCTCAAATGAGACAAAATACATGCTTTCTAGTCATTTTGACATGAAAGTCTTGGTGAGGCCACATATGTTCTGGGTATTTAGATTCACAGTGATAGGTCTCGAGGCATATTAAGTTTGTCTCAAGGAACTTATATTGAACGAGTTCTTAAGAGATTTAACATGCACACTTGCTCCTTTTCTGTTGCACCTGTTTTGTCAGGCGAGAAACTCTCTAAAGCTCAGTGTCCTCAGGATGACAAGGAAAGGACTGAAATGGAAAAGATTCCATATAGTTGTGCTATTGAGAGTTTGATGTATGCTCAAGTATGTACTCGTCCTGATATAGCATTTGCTATTAGTTTCCTTGGTAGATACTTGAGTAATCCTGGATGGAGTCACTGGAAAGCTGCAAAGAAATTTATGAGATATTTGCAGGGTACTAAGAATTATATGTTGACTTATAAAAGATCTGACAATCTGAAAGTCATTGGATACTCTGATTCTGACTTTGCAGGCTGTGTAGATGATAGAAAATCTACTTCTGATTAAATCTTTATGATGTCTGGAGGAGCTATTTCTTGGAAGAGTGCCAAACAGACACTTACGGCTACCTCCACTATGGAAGCAAAGTATGTTGCTTGTTATGAGGTTACTTGTCAAGCTATTTGGTTAAAGAAATTGATTTCTAGTATTCTTGTTGTTGAGAGCATCTCAAGGCCCTTGACCATTTATTGCGACAATGCTCATGCTGTTTGCTTCTCTCAAAATCACAGAATTCTAGTCAAACTAAACATTTTGATGTCAAATTCTAGTTTGTTCGAGAGAAGATTCATAAATCACAGATTCGGATTGAACATATTACAACAGACCGAATGATTGCGGATCCGTTAACCAAAGTTTTGCCCATTAGTATTTTTCAGAAGCATGTTGCGCATATGAGTTTAGTGAAGACTTTTGATGATGCTTTGGTTTAGTGGGAGtctgttttatattacatttgggTTGACATTTGTATGAAATGCTTAGACCATTGTTTTTGGACATATCTTGTCAcatatttcatttaaattcaatttttgttttttgagattttattagcacatatatataatattatttttcataTTGGATTCAATGTTATTTTATTTGCCGTTTCATTAATTGGATTTTATAGATTAAATTGCTTACTTATTATTGGATATTGTTTTGTATTTTATtaatatgttcttttaatttaataaattaattactgttatccaagtgggagattgttgaATTATTTATTTGTATCTGGATGTGGATTAGCAATAATCAATTGTTAGGCTCATTGACAgattaaataatgatatcaaataatAAGTTTAGTAATCGGTAATATCTAAATGGATTGAATCATGTGATTAGGCAAGCCTATAATGTGTAAGGCTGTCCTTAAGCCCACTAAGGAAGATGTCCCAACTCTCAATCATATATATATTCTGATAACCCCATTTAATATTACATAGAATTCAGATAGAATTTGAACGCTGCGGATATTAAGAGTTGTGAACCTACCATTTTCCTTCAATTTCTCTGTTCTTGATTGTTCATAGAAAATCATGGATACAAACGTATTTTCAGATACACATATTCTCTAATAATGTAATCTATAACGATTTAATTTCTATATATAAC
The Hevea brasiliensis isolate MT/VB/25A 57/8 chromosome 15, ASM3005281v1, whole genome shotgun sequence genome window above contains:
- the LOC131174120 gene encoding uncharacterized protein LOC131174120 produces the protein MDNGSQMPRVVDLRDETVVFPMPLLPSSVDFNPPEGNDEVQNPIDVNLEPPVVDNEGPDTVDEVVLLRRSQRIRRPVISNDYVVYLQEHKFDGANISDPISHQEAICGPNSSEWMRTMQDKLSSMYHNQVWDLVELLDVCKAIHSDRSRGILSLSQGTYIERVLKRFNMHTCSFSVAPVLSGEKLSKAQCPQDDKERTEMEKIPYSCAIESLMYAQVCTRPDIAFAISFLGRYLSNPGWSHWKAAKKFMRYLQGTKNYMLTYKRSDNLKVIGYSDSDFAGCVDDRKSTSD